One window of the Deltaproteobacteria bacterium genome contains the following:
- a CDS encoding acyl-CoA/acyl-ACP dehydrogenase translates to MDFSLNEETVLLKNSVERFLREKCPASLVKELIEDEEGFSKAIWKEMAELGWFGLIYDQKYGGSEGSFFDLLILFEEIGKVLLPSPFFCSAVLSGLAINEAGDAGLKEEYLPGIVRGEKILTLALLDEQGRYDGHDPDIEAEKTQDDAYLINGVRLLVPYAHVSDEIILCANVKDSGSGGPTLFIVDAKAEGQEIVSLDTLAQEKLFAVIYKNVKVPAENTVGAVGRGHTYLEKVLPKAVVLKCGEMLGGLRRAMEMTVAYVKEREQFGRPLGTLQVVQHYCADMATYLETTRLITYEAAYLLSEGLPCDKEIAMAKAWCSNAYQKTTQIAQQLHGGIGFTEEHDLHLYYKHAKASELDFGGSMFHRSKVADEMGI, encoded by the coding sequence ATGGATTTTAGCCTGAATGAGGAAACCGTTCTGTTAAAGAACAGCGTCGAGCGGTTCTTGCGAGAGAAGTGTCCCGCGTCTTTGGTCAAGGAATTGATCGAGGACGAGGAAGGCTTTTCAAAAGCCATATGGAAGGAAATGGCCGAACTCGGCTGGTTCGGTTTGATCTATGACCAGAAGTATGGAGGGTCCGAAGGCTCGTTTTTTGACCTGTTAATCCTTTTTGAAGAAATTGGAAAGGTTCTTCTCCCGAGTCCGTTTTTTTGCAGCGCCGTTTTATCCGGCCTGGCCATCAATGAAGCTGGAGACGCCGGACTGAAAGAGGAGTATTTACCGGGTATCGTTCGGGGCGAGAAAATCCTTACGCTGGCGCTCCTTGACGAACAGGGAAGATATGACGGTCATGATCCAGATATTGAGGCTGAAAAGACTCAGGATGACGCCTACCTTATTAACGGCGTCAGGCTGTTAGTCCCTTATGCCCATGTGTCTGACGAGATAATCCTTTGCGCTAATGTTAAGGATTCAGGATCCGGAGGGCCAACGCTTTTTATAGTTGACGCAAAAGCCGAAGGACAGGAAATCGTCTCATTAGATACCCTGGCCCAGGAAAAATTATTTGCTGTCATTTATAAGAATGTCAAGGTGCCTGCCGAAAATACCGTCGGAGCTGTGGGCCGAGGACATACTTATCTGGAAAAGGTTTTACCCAAGGCCGTTGTTCTTAAATGCGGGGAGATGTTGGGCGGCTTGCGGCGGGCGATGGAAATGACCGTTGCCTATGTGAAAGAGCGTGAACAGTTTGGCCGGCCTTTAGGGACTCTGCAGGTGGTTCAGCACTACTGCGCGGATATGGCGACTTATTTAGAGACAACCAGGCTGATCACTTATGAGGCGGCTTACCTGTTAAGTGAAGGCCTCCCCTGCGATAAAGAGATCGCCATGGCGAAAGCCTGGTGCAGCAATGCTTACCAAAAGACGACGCAGATCGCTCAGCAATTACATGGGGGTATCGGTTTTACAGAGGAACATGATCTGCATTTATACTATAAACACGCCAAGGCGTCTGAGCTTGACTTTGGTGGTTCCATGTTCCATCGCTCCAAAGTTGCAGATGAAATGGGTATTTGA
- a CDS encoding carboxymuconolactone decarboxylase family protein, protein MSDHYYAKDGLKSVGKLVELKKDLATSLITFDQKAFEEGALSTKIKELIAVGAAQITRCPFCIDGHVQRAKKAGATDEEIAEAVFVGITMNAGASFAHSSIAMDALKR, encoded by the coding sequence ATGAGCGACCATTACTATGCCAAGGACGGTTTGAAAAGCGTGGGGAAACTGGTGGAGCTTAAAAAGGACTTGGCCACTTCATTGATAACCTTTGACCAGAAAGCTTTTGAGGAGGGGGCGCTGTCAACTAAAATAAAGGAGCTGATCGCCGTGGGCGCCGCCCAAATCACCAGATGCCCTTTCTGCATTGACGGTCATGTCCAGAGGGCGAAAAAAGCCGGAGCCACGGACGAGGAGATTGCGGAGGCGGTCTTTGTGGGAATAACCATGAACGCCGGTGCTTCCTTTGCTCATTCCAGCATTGCCATGGATGCCTTGAAACGATAG
- a CDS encoding CoA-binding protein — MTLWPKWIRIYFNGIFRGFCVPGGATTLLKYPVIMYIRILLLDMQAPYSIYYRPVKNSYFLRGNETMNENPLHTIMNAKSIAFFGASNNPLTMGTNQITHLINEPFEGKVWPIHPKEQTVLGIPAYKTIGELPEVPDLAVLVVPTRIVLEIMDQCGRKGIKHAVVISGGFKERGQEGEKLEEELKAIARRYQIRFIGPNCIGVINAKRNFNLTVFPYLVGPGPMGVLSHSGTYVTQVLPYLAMRNIRYSKAVSLGNEANIDMVDGLEYLGQDPETKVVVLYIEVIRRGREFVEVARRVSMKKPIVAYYVGGTEAGARSGASHTGAMGGNDIIYDNAFRQCGIIRAPSMERLFDWAWALATTPIPQGRRVGILSHSGGPVTSMADACARNNIEVPLFSKKIQDEITPMVPKTGSAANPVDLTYSTNLQAMIDTIPRTIFKAGEVDAVLIHGVGGLGFTKNLRQEALDISPVDISALESQMIKMYQELIELKEKMSCPVIVTSFSDYTDAAVSYLMKNDIPFYSTPERTVEAMAAVMRYADWKRTQEARQ, encoded by the coding sequence ATGACGCTGTGGCCAAAATGGATTCGCATTTATTTTAATGGCATATTCAGGGGCTTTTGTGTTCCAGGCGGCGCAACCACCCTGCTTAAATATCCGGTTATCATGTATATCCGGATTCTTCTGCTTGACATGCAGGCGCCCTACTCCATATACTACCGCCCAGTTAAAAACAGCTACTTTCTTAGAGGAAATGAGACGATGAATGAAAATCCGCTCCACACGATAATGAACGCAAAATCAATTGCTTTTTTCGGCGCTTCGAATAATCCCCTGACCATGGGCACCAACCAGATTACCCATCTTATTAATGAGCCATTTGAAGGCAAGGTCTGGCCGATTCATCCCAAAGAGCAAACTGTTTTAGGGATACCGGCTTATAAAACGATTGGGGAGTTGCCTGAGGTCCCAGACCTGGCGGTACTGGTTGTGCCGACCCGTATCGTGCTGGAAATCATGGATCAGTGCGGACGTAAAGGAATTAAACACGCCGTTGTGATCAGCGGCGGATTCAAGGAGCGCGGTCAGGAAGGGGAAAAGCTCGAAGAAGAATTAAAGGCCATTGCCCGGCGCTACCAGATCCGTTTTATCGGGCCAAACTGTATCGGTGTTATAAACGCCAAACGAAATTTCAACCTGACCGTTTTCCCCTATCTCGTTGGCCCGGGGCCCATGGGTGTCCTCAGCCATTCAGGCACTTACGTCACCCAGGTCTTACCCTATCTTGCCATGCGAAATATTCGTTATTCCAAGGCCGTCAGTCTCGGCAACGAAGCTAATATTGATATGGTGGACGGCCTCGAATACCTCGGCCAGGACCCGGAAACAAAAGTCGTGGTCTTATACATCGAAGTCATCAGGCGCGGCCGGGAGTTCGTCGAAGTTGCAAGACGGGTTTCGATGAAGAAGCCGATCGTAGCCTACTATGTCGGCGGCACCGAAGCCGGGGCCAGATCAGGCGCCAGCCACACCGGCGCCATGGGCGGTAATGACATCATCTATGATAACGCCTTTCGGCAGTGCGGCATCATCAGAGCTCCAAGCATGGAACGTCTTTTTGACTGGGCGTGGGCTCTGGCCACGACCCCGATTCCTCAAGGCCGCCGGGTCGGTATTCTCAGCCATTCCGGCGGACCGGTGACCTCCATGGCTGACGCCTGCGCCCGTAACAACATCGAGGTGCCTTTATTTTCAAAAAAAATTCAGGATGAAATCACACCCATGGTGCCTAAGACCGGCTCCGCTGCGAATCCGGTGGACTTGACATACAGTACCAATCTTCAAGCCATGATTGATACGATTCCCAGAACGATTTTCAAGGCTGGAGAAGTGGATGCAGTCCTGATCCACGGTGTGGGCGGTTTAGGGTTCACAAAAAACCTGAGGCAGGAAGCTCTCGATATATCGCCGGTTGACATTTCAGCTTTAGAATCACAAATGATCAAAATGTATCAGGAGTTAATCGAATTAAAAGAAAAGATGTCATGTCCGGTCATTGTTACTTCTTTCAGCGATTATACCGATGCCGCCGTGAGTTATCTCATGAAAAACGATATTCCTTTTTATTCCACTCCAGAACGCACCGTAGAGGCCATGGCCGCCGTGATGCGTTATGCCGATTGGAAAAGGACGCAGGAAGCCAGACAATAA
- a CDS encoding enoyl-CoA hydratase/isomerase family protein — MNNKAVKMEIKDSICILTLNQPKTLNSMSDEMAEDFIVALEKIKADPEPKVVVVTGAGRAFSAGGNLDMISTRIDASPMMTKKYGFEFYKSFLRIIELQIPTIAAVNGHAIGAGACLVLACDMRYAAASSRIGFTFARIGLHPGMGAEYFLTRTIGRARAFELLMTGDVITADEACRIGLLNRVTPPEELMESVMELAGKIAAMPVLPIRMLKESIDASMRSSLDDTLRREATYQSLCYLTGDFKEGIEAAKDKRTPHFKDEY; from the coding sequence ATGAATAATAAGGCGGTAAAGATGGAGATAAAAGACAGCATTTGTATCTTAACTTTAAATCAACCGAAAACACTCAATTCCATGAGCGACGAGATGGCTGAAGATTTCATTGTGGCACTCGAAAAAATAAAAGCCGATCCTGAACCGAAGGTAGTTGTTGTTACGGGCGCAGGCAGAGCTTTCAGCGCCGGAGGCAACCTGGACATGATATCAACGAGGATTGATGCCAGCCCCATGATGACCAAAAAATATGGTTTCGAGTTCTATAAATCTTTTCTCAGAATTATTGAGTTGCAAATTCCAACCATAGCCGCCGTAAATGGACATGCGATTGGCGCTGGGGCTTGCTTGGTCCTGGCGTGTGATATGAGATATGCGGCCGCCAGCAGCAGGATCGGTTTTACTTTTGCCAGAATTGGTCTGCATCCTGGCATGGGAGCCGAATATTTTCTGACAAGAACGATTGGCCGAGCGCGTGCTTTTGAACTGCTGATGACAGGTGACGTTATCACTGCCGATGAAGCCTGCCGCATTGGGTTACTCAATCGCGTCACCCCTCCTGAAGAGTTGATGGAGAGTGTGATGGAGCTAGCTGGCAAAATTGCGGCCATGCCGGTCCTGCCCATTAGAATGCTCAAAGAATCAATTGACGCCAGCATGAGAAGCAGTCTTGATGATACCTTGCGCCGGGAAGCCACATATCAGTCGCTGTGCTATCTCACCGGCGATTTCAAGGAAGGGATTGAAGCGGCGAAAGATAAACGAACGCCGCACTTCAAAGATGAGTATTGA
- a CDS encoding 4Fe-4S binding protein, with product MGKYSIQAYTERCTGCLRCQLACSDANDKVFNPFKARIRVDVTGLDCSIFFTEDCNECGVCVDACFYDALQKTERAAEK from the coding sequence ATGGGAAAATACTCCATCCAGGCGTACACCGAAAGATGTACGGGCTGCTTAAGGTGCCAACTGGCCTGTTCTGATGCGAACGATAAGGTCTTTAACCCTTTTAAGGCCAGGATCCGCGTGGATGTGACGGGCCTGGACTGTTCGATTTTCTTTACTGAAGATTGCAATGAATGCGGGGTATGTGTGGACGCTTGTTTTTACGATGCCTTGCAGAAAACGGAAAGGGCGGCTGAAAAATGA
- a CDS encoding acyl-CoA dehydrogenase family protein: MRLTFTEEQNRFRQEVRDFLKGELEAGAFSIDIASLVGTVSQEFSRKMAQRSWIGITWPEQYGGQGRGYVEKMILVEELMRVKAPVGYHFLADRQVGPALIKFGSNWQKEYFLPRIIEADDSMQFCLLFSEPNAGSDLAAVSAKAVKEGDYYVINGQKVWTTGGHTADYGWMLARTNLDSSIRGHVACSEFIIDMKLPGVTVRPLINMAGEHSFNEIFFDDVKIHKKYLVGQENAGFKQIMAQMDYERAGIERLMQNYPLFEQLKNHVKEMDKSRDKGNFYPWVRDQLAQLEIEYNIGRLLCYYTAWVVDQGQQPSSQAALTKAYCTLYEQRLNDMVTKVMGPLSQIKRGVKWSPFGGDLATCYLWGPSYTLQGGSVEVLKNIIALRGLGLPRR, from the coding sequence ATGAGGCTTACTTTTACCGAAGAGCAAAACAGGTTTCGTCAGGAAGTTCGTGATTTTCTGAAAGGGGAACTTGAAGCCGGTGCGTTTTCCATTGATATTGCAAGTCTTGTTGGCACAGTTTCGCAGGAGTTTTCTCGCAAGATGGCGCAGCGCAGCTGGATCGGAATCACCTGGCCTGAGCAATATGGAGGTCAGGGACGCGGTTATGTTGAAAAAATGATATTGGTTGAAGAACTCATGAGAGTCAAAGCCCCGGTCGGTTATCATTTTTTAGCGGACCGCCAGGTGGGGCCGGCTCTGATAAAATTCGGTTCAAACTGGCAAAAGGAATACTTCTTACCTCGCATCATTGAGGCGGATGACAGCATGCAGTTTTGCCTTCTATTCAGCGAGCCCAATGCCGGTTCCGATCTGGCCGCGGTATCTGCCAAGGCGGTCAAAGAAGGCGATTACTACGTTATAAATGGCCAGAAAGTCTGGACCACCGGGGGCCACACTGCCGATTACGGCTGGATGCTGGCACGAACAAACCTTGACAGTTCGATTCGCGGGCATGTGGCCTGCAGTGAATTCATCATTGATATGAAGTTGCCGGGCGTCACCGTCAGACCGCTCATAAATATGGCTGGGGAGCACAGCTTCAACGAAATATTTTTCGATGATGTCAAAATACACAAAAAATATCTGGTCGGGCAAGAGAATGCAGGCTTTAAGCAAATAATGGCTCAAATGGATTATGAACGGGCGGGCATAGAAAGACTGATGCAGAATTATCCGCTTTTTGAACAGCTCAAAAACCATGTCAAGGAAATGGACAAGAGCCGTGACAAAGGAAATTTTTACCCCTGGGTCAGGGATCAGCTGGCGCAACTGGAAATTGAGTATAACATCGGCCGACTCCTCTGCTATTACACCGCCTGGGTGGTTGATCAGGGTCAACAGCCGTCGAGTCAGGCCGCGCTGACCAAGGCCTATTGCACTCTCTATGAGCAGCGTCTTAATGATATGGTCACCAAGGTCATGGGCCCGCTGAGTCAAATTAAGCGCGGGGTTAAATGGTCCCCGTTCGGGGGGGATCTGGCCACCTGTTATCTATGGGGACCGAGTTACACTCTGCAAGGCGGTTCAGTGGAGGTCTTGAAGAATATAATTGCGCTCAGAGGTTTGGGCCTACCAAGAAGATAG
- a CDS encoding DUF362 domain-containing protein: MHRVMVRPASYENCREAVAHAFDLFPVQVKGKKVLVKPNALRASDPEQGIVTHPAVLRAVVEKLEELDPAEIIVGDNPGMMSYGANEETFQKTGLMEAAKGHYCNISSEALEIDFVPKFRDRISISRAVLEAEVVISVPKFKTHGLTVITGAIKNSYGFIPGALKAGLHRITGNAMRFSEMMVEVFRLKVPDFIIIDAVVGMEGNGPASTDLRTIGRIMASDNAVALDATMARMMGLDPQSLPFLQIAKQRGLGDFDADSIKILGDLKALPNFKLPPSVQKAEEMPTGAGEFFLSRIRLRPEADKDLCTGCGTCIEQCPVSALSLEDGLPEVDTEICIACFCCQEMCPEMAIRLC; the protein is encoded by the coding sequence ATGCACAGAGTCATGGTGCGCCCTGCGAGCTATGAAAACTGCCGCGAGGCAGTGGCTCATGCCTTTGATCTTTTTCCGGTGCAGGTCAAAGGGAAGAAGGTGCTTGTAAAGCCCAATGCGCTTCGGGCCTCGGACCCCGAACAGGGGATTGTCACTCACCCCGCCGTGCTTCGGGCTGTGGTCGAAAAGCTTGAGGAACTGGACCCTGCGGAAATCATCGTTGGCGACAATCCCGGTATGATGAGCTACGGCGCCAATGAAGAGACCTTTCAGAAGACCGGTCTCATGGAAGCGGCTAAGGGCCATTATTGCAACATAAGCTCCGAGGCCCTGGAGATTGATTTCGTCCCGAAGTTTCGCGATCGTATCAGCATCTCGCGGGCCGTGCTCGAGGCGGAGGTGGTTATTTCCGTTCCGAAGTTCAAGACGCATGGGCTGACGGTCATTACCGGCGCTATCAAGAACAGCTACGGTTTCATCCCCGGGGCGCTCAAGGCTGGTCTGCATCGCATAACCGGAAATGCTATGCGCTTCAGTGAGATGATGGTCGAGGTCTTTCGTTTAAAGGTGCCTGACTTTATTATTATTGATGCGGTTGTGGGCATGGAAGGGAATGGCCCGGCCTCAACCGATTTGCGGACGATCGGCCGCATCATGGCCTCAGATAACGCCGTGGCCCTGGATGCCACGATGGCCCGCATGATGGGCCTGGATCCTCAGAGCCTGCCTTTCCTTCAGATCGCCAAACAGCGCGGCCTGGGGGACTTTGATGCAGACTCGATCAAGATCCTGGGTGATCTGAAGGCCCTCCCCAATTTCAAGCTGCCGCCTTCAGTGCAGAAGGCCGAGGAAATGCCTACCGGCGCGGGTGAGTTTTTCTTAAGCCGCATCCGTTTGCGTCCAGAGGCTGACAAAGACCTTTGCACCGGCTGCGGAACCTGTATCGAACAGTGTCCGGTTTCTGCGCTTTCTCTGGAGGATGGCCTGCCAGAAGTTGATACCGAGATATGCATCGCCTGCTTCTGTTGCCAGGAAATGTGCCCCGAAATGGCGATCAGATTGTGTTGA
- a CDS encoding flavodoxin family protein — MKILGLVCSPRKGGNTEILVNEALEAARKAGAETELILVADKNIAPCDGCGSCVKDGDCIVEDDMQPIYQQLEQADGIIFGTPVYFINVSAQAKAIIDRTYAFLRTQKLRGKVAAAIVAVRRVGASQVLSLLYSYFAIQRMIIAGGGIGYGREKGEVRQGPGGSPTLSALEEARAVGRNVVRMVQKQY, encoded by the coding sequence ATGAAAATTCTGGGTCTAGTATGCAGTCCCCGTAAAGGGGGTAATACCGAGATACTGGTAAATGAAGCGCTGGAAGCGGCGCGAAAGGCTGGAGCCGAAACAGAGCTGATTCTGGTGGCCGACAAGAATATCGCTCCCTGCGACGGCTGCGGGTCATGTGTCAAGGATGGCGATTGCATCGTCGAGGATGATATGCAGCCGATCTATCAGCAGCTCGAACAGGCTGATGGCATCATCTTCGGCACACCGGTGTACTTTATTAACGTCAGCGCTCAGGCAAAGGCCATCATTGATAGAACATACGCCTTCTTAAGAACCCAGAAACTGAGAGGCAAAGTCGCGGCGGCCATTGTGGCGGTCAGGAGAGTGGGCGCGAGCCAGGTCCTGAGTTTGCTCTATAGTTATTTCGCCATTCAAAGAATGATCATCGCCGGGGGAGGCATTGGCTACGGCCGGGAAAAGGGTGAAGTCAGACAGGGGCCGGGCGGCTCCCCAACCCTCTCCGCCCTGGAGGAAGCCAGGGCTGTGGGCCGGAATGTGGTCCGCATGGTGCAGAAGCAGTATTAG
- a CDS encoding NUDIX hydrolase → MNFCRNCGAPVTLRIPPGDDRPRYICDACHIIHYENPKMVVGCIPEWEDKILLCRRAIEPRYGLWTLPAGYLENGETLSEGVRRETLEEAGARVEVTELYTVFNLIHISQVYLIFRARLLDRDFKPGKESLEVRLFGKDEIAWDDLAFTAIKETLRLYFYDRPSGAFPLHMGTIPPH, encoded by the coding sequence ATGAATTTTTGTAGAAACTGCGGAGCTCCGGTAACGCTGCGTATCCCGCCGGGTGACGACCGTCCCCGCTATATCTGTGATGCCTGCCATATCATTCATTATGAGAATCCCAAAATGGTTGTCGGTTGCATCCCGGAATGGGAAGACAAAATACTGCTCTGTCGCCGCGCCATCGAACCGCGCTACGGACTCTGGACCCTTCCAGCCGGTTATCTGGAAAACGGGGAGACTTTATCAGAGGGAGTCAGGAGGGAGACGCTGGAGGAAGCAGGCGCTAGGGTTGAAGTTACAGAGCTTTACACTGTTTTTAACCTCATCCACATCAGCCAGGTTTATCTCATCTTTCGCGCCCGCCTGCTTGACCGTGATTTTAAGCCTGGTAAAGAAAGCCTGGAAGTCAGGCTCTTTGGCAAGGATGAAATTGCCTGGGACGACCTGGCTTTCACGGCCATCAAAGAAACCCTCCGGCTATATTTTTATGACCGTCCTTCCGGTGCGTTTCCACTGCACATGGGAACGATTCCGCCCCATTAA